Proteins encoded by one window of Arachis ipaensis cultivar K30076 chromosome B04, Araip1.1, whole genome shotgun sequence:
- the LOC107635252 gene encoding MDIS1-interacting receptor like kinase 2-like isoform X2, protein MPPMSQQLVFIFLCVLIVKLSWVASEKSEANALLKWKASLENQSQVPLSSWKNGTSPCRWRGIQCDRSNSVTAINLENYLLKGNNYLIGHLPPQICLGGSLASFSAQNNRFTGPVPSSLKNCSSIVYITLQDNHLEGDISQDFGVYPNLNYIDLSNNKFHGQISSSWGKCNSLQVLIIAKNNISGGISPQIAEATKLGRLHLFSNQLSGNIPKELGNMTNLFELRIDNNHLSGNIPPEIGLLQGLSHLNLAGNELSGNIPRQVVQLSNLLELNLSNNKLEGSIPSDFKSLETLNSLDLSGNLLNGTIPRVLGELKNLQWLNLSRNNLSGTIPSSFNGMSSLAFVNISYNQLDGPLPNNRAFLHASIESLINNKGLCGNVTGLVPCPSSPSGKSHKVKLLVLLLIFGVLALALCVIGVSVYILCRKARKKEAPAKEMQPEEQFSIWSHDGKMAFETIIKATNNFDDKYLIGIGGQGSVYKAELPSMVVAVKKLHMESDAEDKLNWKAFENEIQALTEIRHRNIIKLYGFCQHSRFFFLVYKYLEGGSLNHVLGDEKLATAFDWERRVNVVKGVANALSYMHHGCNPPIVHRDISSKNILLDSDYEAHVSDFGTAKFLQPGSNWTTLAVVTYGYGAPELVQTMEVTEKCDVYSFGVLCFEIFMGKHPADMINSLLSPSTASITYNLLLVDVIDQRPPHPEKSVVGEIMLITKWALECLSQSPQFRPTMHQVSKELMMGKSPFSGDHFPMIRLGQLNEELLETPLL, encoded by the exons ATGCCACCCATGTCCCAACAACTTGTCTTCATATTCCTTTGTGTCCTTATTGTAAAACTCTCTTGGGTTGCAAGTGAAAAGAGTGAAGCAAATGCACTCTTAAAGTGGAAGGCTAGCCTGGAGAACCAAAGCCAAGTTCCCTTATCATCTTGGAAGAATGGGACAAGCCCATGCAGATGGAGAGGAATTCAATGTGATAGATCCAATTCCGTAACCGCCATCAATCTTGAAAATTATCTTCTCAAAG GCAATAATTATCTCATTGGCCACTTGCCGCCTCAAATCTGCTTAGGTGGTTCACTAGCATCCTTCAGTGCTCAAAACAACCGTTTCACTGGTCCAGTACCAAGCAGCTTGAAGAACTGCTCTAGTATTGTCTACATAACTTTACAGGATAACCATTTGGAAGGTGACATATCACAAGACTTTGGTGTTTATCCAAATTTGAATTACATTGATCTAAGTAACAACAAATTTCATGGCCAAATTTCATCAAGCTGGGGCAAGTGCAATAGTCTTCAAGTCTTGATCATTGCCAAAAATAATATTTCCGGTGGTATATCGCCACAAATTGCTGAGGCTACCAAGCTGGGCAGGCTTCATCTTTTTTCAAACCAATTGAGCGGAAATATTCCAAAAGAACTGGGGAATATGACAAACTTGTTTGAACTCAGGATCGACAACAATCATCTTTCTGGAAATATTCCACCCGAAATAGGATTGTTGCAAGGTCTCAGTCACTTGAACCTAGCAGGAAATGAGTTGAGTGGCAACATACCGAGACAAGTTGTTCAGTTATCTAACTTGTTGGAATTGAACTTGAGCAACAACAAATTAGAAGGAAGTATCCCCTCTGACTTCAAGTCATTGGAAACTCTCAATTCTCTTGATCTTAGTGGGAATTTGTTGAATGGTACAATACCAAGAGTgcttggagaattgaagaacttgcAGTGGTTGAATCTCTCTCGCAACAATCTTTCTGGCACAATTCCATCTAGTTTTAATGGCATGTCAAGCTTAGCTTTTGTCAACATATCATACAACCAGTTAGATGGGCCTCTTCCAAATAACAGAGCCTTTCTTCATGCTTCaattgaatcattgataaataaCAAAGGCTTGTGTGGTAATGTCACTGGCTTGGTGCCATGCCCAAGCAGTCCTAGCGGTAAAAGTCACAAGGTCAAGTTATTGGTTCTGCTTCTTATCTTTGGAGTATTAGCACTAGCACTTTGTGTGATTGGTGTTTCAGTATATATTCTTTGTagaaaagcaagaaagaaagaaGCCCCGGCCAAAGAAATGCAACCAGAAGAACAATTTTCCATATGGAGTCATGATGGAAAAATGGCATTTGAAACCATCATTAAAGCTACCAATAATTTTGATGACAAATATCTCATTGGAATTGGAGGGCAAGGATCCGTTTACAAGGCTGAGTTGCCTTCTATGGTTGTTGCTGTGAAAAAACTTCACATGGAATCAGATGCGGAGGATAAGTTGAATTGGAAGGCATTTGAAAATGAGATCCAAGCATTGACAGAAATCAGGCACCGAAACATCATAAAGCTGTATGGTTTTTGCCAGCATTCACGATTCTTCTTTTTGGTATACAAGTACCTGGAGGGTGGCAGTTTGAATCATGTACTAGGTGATGAAAAGCTAGCAACTGCATTTGACTGGGAAAGGCGGGTGAATGTGGTTAAAGGAGTTGCTAATGCTCTGTCATATATGCATCATGGTTGCAATCCCCCTATAGTTCATCGTGACATATCAAGCAAGAATATTCTTTTGGATTCAGACTATGAAGCTCATGTCTCTGATTTTGGGACAGCTAAGTTTCTACAGCCTGGTTCAAATTGGACAACACTTGCAGTAGTCACCTATGGCTATGGTGCTCCAG AGCTTGTTCAAACTATGGAAGTGACCGAAAAATGTGATGTATATAGCTTTGGAGTGCTTTGTTTCGAAATCTTTATGGGAAAGCATCCGGCAGATATGATCAATTCACTGTTGTCGCCATCAACAGCATCAATAACATACAATTTGCTATTGGTTGATGTAATTGATCAAAGGCCTCCTCATCCTGAGAAGTCAGTTGTTGGGGAAATCATGCTGATCACAAAGTGGGCGCTTGAGTGTTTGAGCCAAAGTCCACAATTTCGGCCAACCATGCATCAAGTGTCTAAAGAACTCATGATGGGAAAATCACCTTTCTCTGGTGACCACTTTCCCATGATCAGACTTGGACAACTCAACGAAGAATTATTGGAAACCCCACTTTTGTGA
- the LOC107635252 gene encoding MDIS1-interacting receptor like kinase 2-like isoform X1 yields the protein MPPMSQQLVFIFLCVLIVKLSWVASEKSEANALLKWKASLENQSQVPLSSWKNGTSPCRWRGIQCDRSNSVTAINLENYLLKGTLHALDFSSLPNLLTFNIYNNLFHGTIPPQIGNMSKINRLNFSLNPFDGSIPQEMWTLRSIRWLDLSFCNYLTGPIPSSIANLINLSYLDLGGNNLSCSIPPTIGKLNNLAFFSIESSKIRGSIPHEIGMLSNLEYLDFIGNDLTGNIPSTIANMSKLNQLLLSNNTLSGPIPPFLWNMSNLTYLFLESNNFSGNIPTTIGNLVNLESFNVEMNQLSGSIPSIIGNMTNLVQITLDFNNFEGHIPASVGNLINLETLSLQGNLLSGTIPDTIGNLKRLSMLQLSSNMLRGNIPQAVNNLTNMNDFFVGNNYLIGHLPPQICLGGSLASFSAQNNRFTGPVPSSLKNCSSIVYITLQDNHLEGDISQDFGVYPNLNYIDLSNNKFHGQISSSWGKCNSLQVLIIAKNNISGGISPQIAEATKLGRLHLFSNQLSGNIPKELGNMTNLFELRIDNNHLSGNIPPEIGLLQGLSHLNLAGNELSGNIPRQVVQLSNLLELNLSNNKLEGSIPSDFKSLETLNSLDLSGNLLNGTIPRVLGELKNLQWLNLSRNNLSGTIPSSFNGMSSLAFVNISYNQLDGPLPNNRAFLHASIESLINNKGLCGNVTGLVPCPSSPSGKSHKVKLLVLLLIFGVLALALCVIGVSVYILCRKARKKEAPAKEMQPEEQFSIWSHDGKMAFETIIKATNNFDDKYLIGIGGQGSVYKAELPSMVVAVKKLHMESDAEDKLNWKAFENEIQALTEIRHRNIIKLYGFCQHSRFFFLVYKYLEGGSLNHVLGDEKLATAFDWERRVNVVKGVANALSYMHHGCNPPIVHRDISSKNILLDSDYEAHVSDFGTAKFLQPGSNWTTLAVVTYGYGAPELVQTMEVTEKCDVYSFGVLCFEIFMGKHPADMINSLLSPSTASITYNLLLVDVIDQRPPHPEKSVVGEIMLITKWALECLSQSPQFRPTMHQVSKELMMGKSPFSGDHFPMIRLGQLNEELLETPLL from the exons ATGCCACCCATGTCCCAACAACTTGTCTTCATATTCCTTTGTGTCCTTATTGTAAAACTCTCTTGGGTTGCAAGTGAAAAGAGTGAAGCAAATGCACTCTTAAAGTGGAAGGCTAGCCTGGAGAACCAAAGCCAAGTTCCCTTATCATCTTGGAAGAATGGGACAAGCCCATGCAGATGGAGAGGAATTCAATGTGATAGATCCAATTCCGTAACCGCCATCAATCTTGAAAATTATCTTCTCAAAGGTACACTCCACGCTCTAGACTTTTCCTCACTCCCCAACCTCCTCACCTTTAACATCTACAACAACTTATTTCATGGAACCATTCCCCCACAAATCGGTAACATGTCCAAAATCAATCGTTTGAACTTCTCTTTGAATCCTTTTGATGGTTCCATCCCTCAAGAGATGTGGACACTGAGAAGCATACGCTGGCTTGATCTTTCCTTCTGTAATTATCTAACAGGACCCATCCCTTCTTCCATTGCAAATTTGATAAACTTATCATATCTAGATTTAGGAGGCAACAATCTCTCCTGCTCCATTCCTCCTACAATTGGCAAACTGAACAACCTTGCCTTTTTTTCTATTGAGTCTAGTAAGATTCGAGGTTCCATTCCCCATGAAATCGGAATGTTGTCAAATCTAGAGTATCTTGATTTCATAGGAAACGATCTCACTGGCAATATCCCTTCTACAATTGCTAATATGAGCAAGTTAAATCAACTTTTACTATCTAACAACACCCTCTCTGGCCCAATCCCACCCTTCCTATGGAACATGTCTAACCTCACCTACCTGTTCCTTGAATCCAATAACTTTTCTGGAAACATCCCTACCACAATAGGAAACTTGGTCAATTTGGAGTCCTTTAATGTGGAGATGAATCAACTTTCTGGATCCATTCCTTCCATAATTGGAAACATGACAAATCTTGTTCAGATTACTCTCGACTTCAACAATTTTGAAGGACACATTCCTGCCTCTGTTGGTAATTTGATCAACTTGGAAACCTTAAGTCTCCAAGGAAACCTTCTCTCAGGAACTATTCCTGACACAATTGGAAACTTGAAACGGCTCTCCATGTTACAATTGTCATCCAACATGCTCAGGGGCAACATTCCGCAAGCCGTTAATAATCTTACCAACATGAATGACTTTTTTGTAGGCAATAATTATCTCATTGGCCACTTGCCGCCTCAAATCTGCTTAGGTGGTTCACTAGCATCCTTCAGTGCTCAAAACAACCGTTTCACTGGTCCAGTACCAAGCAGCTTGAAGAACTGCTCTAGTATTGTCTACATAACTTTACAGGATAACCATTTGGAAGGTGACATATCACAAGACTTTGGTGTTTATCCAAATTTGAATTACATTGATCTAAGTAACAACAAATTTCATGGCCAAATTTCATCAAGCTGGGGCAAGTGCAATAGTCTTCAAGTCTTGATCATTGCCAAAAATAATATTTCCGGTGGTATATCGCCACAAATTGCTGAGGCTACCAAGCTGGGCAGGCTTCATCTTTTTTCAAACCAATTGAGCGGAAATATTCCAAAAGAACTGGGGAATATGACAAACTTGTTTGAACTCAGGATCGACAACAATCATCTTTCTGGAAATATTCCACCCGAAATAGGATTGTTGCAAGGTCTCAGTCACTTGAACCTAGCAGGAAATGAGTTGAGTGGCAACATACCGAGACAAGTTGTTCAGTTATCTAACTTGTTGGAATTGAACTTGAGCAACAACAAATTAGAAGGAAGTATCCCCTCTGACTTCAAGTCATTGGAAACTCTCAATTCTCTTGATCTTAGTGGGAATTTGTTGAATGGTACAATACCAAGAGTgcttggagaattgaagaacttgcAGTGGTTGAATCTCTCTCGCAACAATCTTTCTGGCACAATTCCATCTAGTTTTAATGGCATGTCAAGCTTAGCTTTTGTCAACATATCATACAACCAGTTAGATGGGCCTCTTCCAAATAACAGAGCCTTTCTTCATGCTTCaattgaatcattgataaataaCAAAGGCTTGTGTGGTAATGTCACTGGCTTGGTGCCATGCCCAAGCAGTCCTAGCGGTAAAAGTCACAAGGTCAAGTTATTGGTTCTGCTTCTTATCTTTGGAGTATTAGCACTAGCACTTTGTGTGATTGGTGTTTCAGTATATATTCTTTGTagaaaagcaagaaagaaagaaGCCCCGGCCAAAGAAATGCAACCAGAAGAACAATTTTCCATATGGAGTCATGATGGAAAAATGGCATTTGAAACCATCATTAAAGCTACCAATAATTTTGATGACAAATATCTCATTGGAATTGGAGGGCAAGGATCCGTTTACAAGGCTGAGTTGCCTTCTATGGTTGTTGCTGTGAAAAAACTTCACATGGAATCAGATGCGGAGGATAAGTTGAATTGGAAGGCATTTGAAAATGAGATCCAAGCATTGACAGAAATCAGGCACCGAAACATCATAAAGCTGTATGGTTTTTGCCAGCATTCACGATTCTTCTTTTTGGTATACAAGTACCTGGAGGGTGGCAGTTTGAATCATGTACTAGGTGATGAAAAGCTAGCAACTGCATTTGACTGGGAAAGGCGGGTGAATGTGGTTAAAGGAGTTGCTAATGCTCTGTCATATATGCATCATGGTTGCAATCCCCCTATAGTTCATCGTGACATATCAAGCAAGAATATTCTTTTGGATTCAGACTATGAAGCTCATGTCTCTGATTTTGGGACAGCTAAGTTTCTACAGCCTGGTTCAAATTGGACAACACTTGCAGTAGTCACCTATGGCTATGGTGCTCCAG AGCTTGTTCAAACTATGGAAGTGACCGAAAAATGTGATGTATATAGCTTTGGAGTGCTTTGTTTCGAAATCTTTATGGGAAAGCATCCGGCAGATATGATCAATTCACTGTTGTCGCCATCAACAGCATCAATAACATACAATTTGCTATTGGTTGATGTAATTGATCAAAGGCCTCCTCATCCTGAGAAGTCAGTTGTTGGGGAAATCATGCTGATCACAAAGTGGGCGCTTGAGTGTTTGAGCCAAAGTCCACAATTTCGGCCAACCATGCATCAAGTGTCTAAAGAACTCATGATGGGAAAATCACCTTTCTCTGGTGACCACTTTCCCATGATCAGACTTGGACAACTCAACGAAGAATTATTGGAAACCCCACTTTTGTGA